Proteins encoded within one genomic window of uncultured Sphingopyxis sp.:
- a CDS encoding rhomboid family intramembrane serine protease — MKTQDAPLVTGYALACVVIFVLLWITDFQIDAIVRAGFIPARFGHELILPPGTMVPFLLTPLSSAFLHGGVLHIAFNMVVLLFIGRQLEAPLGTKAMAVLLLAGAYGGALAQYLADPASAVPMIGASGAISALIAVFALIFSRTQAPAIGPVPGHWVRALWLAAAWIGLQLLLGFAGGGGFGAVAIWAHVGGFLAGLFLARPLLRWRFGGR; from the coding sequence ATGAAAACGCAGGACGCGCCGCTGGTCACGGGCTATGCGCTCGCCTGCGTCGTCATTTTCGTGCTTCTCTGGATCACGGATTTCCAGATCGACGCGATCGTGCGCGCGGGCTTCATTCCCGCGCGTTTCGGCCATGAACTGATCCTGCCGCCGGGGACGATGGTGCCCTTCCTGCTGACCCCGTTGTCGTCGGCTTTCCTGCACGGCGGGGTGCTGCACATCGCTTTCAACATGGTCGTGCTTCTGTTCATCGGCCGCCAGCTCGAAGCGCCGCTGGGGACGAAGGCGATGGCGGTGTTGCTGCTCGCCGGCGCCTATGGCGGCGCGCTCGCGCAATATCTTGCCGATCCCGCCTCGGCGGTGCCGATGATCGGCGCGAGCGGCGCGATTTCGGCGCTGATCGCGGTATTCGCGCTGATCTTCAGCCGCACGCAGGCGCCCGCGATCGGTCCGGTCCCCGGTCATTGGGTGCGCGCGCTGTGGCTCGCCGCGGCGTGGATCGGGTTGCAACTGCTGCTCGGCTTCGCGGGCGGCGGCGGCTTCGGCGCGGTCGCGATCTGGGCGCATGTCGGCGGCTTCCTCGCCGGCCTGTTCCTTGCTCGGCCGCTCTTAAGGTGGCGGTTCGGGGGGCGGTAG
- a CDS encoding NUDIX hydrolase, which yields MTRPAPDTPIDTRWEGRFITVRQQGTWEYVSRSRGIHAAVILAIDEDAAGRHVILVEQYRVPLKINCLELPAGLVGDDMAGEAAEIAAERELEEETGYRARHWRTVGEFYSSPGMVSESFTLLVATGLTRVGEGGGVDGEEIIVHRVPLADVADFVVAKRAEGCGIDVRVAMLLAGGLLAE from the coding sequence ATGACCCGCCCCGCCCCCGACACGCCCATCGACACGCGGTGGGAAGGCCGCTTCATCACGGTCAGGCAGCAGGGCACGTGGGAATATGTCTCGCGCTCGCGCGGGATCCACGCCGCGGTGATCCTCGCGATCGACGAAGACGCGGCCGGCCGCCACGTCATATTGGTCGAGCAATATCGCGTGCCGCTGAAGATCAACTGCCTCGAACTGCCCGCGGGGCTGGTCGGCGACGACATGGCCGGCGAGGCGGCGGAGATCGCGGCGGAGCGCGAGCTTGAGGAGGAAACGGGCTATCGCGCCCGCCACTGGCGCACAGTCGGCGAATTCTACAGCTCGCCCGGCATGGTCAGCGAAAGCTTTACCTTGCTCGTCGCCACCGGGCTGACCCGGGTCGGCGAAGGCGGCGGCGTCGATGGCGAGGAGATCATCGTCCACCGCGTGCCGCTGGCCGATGTCGCCGATTTCGTCGTGGCGAAGCGCGCTGAAGGCTGCGGGATCGACGTGCGTGTCGCGATGCTGCTGGCGGGCGGATTGCTGGCAGAGTAG
- the greA gene encoding transcription elongation factor GreA: MASVEKVPMLAEGYEKLTAQLSALKAERPLIVDAIEEARAHGDLSENAEYHAAKERQGQVEATIGDLEDKLSRAQVIDPTTLSGDRIVFGATVTLADEDDKPVKYQIVGQAEADAKDGKISYNSPLGRALIGRRVDDEVEVTVPAGDKYYLVTKIEFI; the protein is encoded by the coding sequence ATGGCAAGCGTTGAAAAGGTGCCGATGCTGGCAGAGGGCTATGAGAAGCTGACCGCGCAGCTGTCGGCGCTCAAGGCCGAGCGGCCGCTGATCGTCGATGCGATCGAGGAAGCGCGCGCGCATGGCGACCTTTCGGAGAATGCCGAATATCACGCCGCCAAGGAACGCCAGGGCCAGGTCGAAGCGACGATCGGCGACCTCGAGGACAAATTGTCGCGCGCGCAGGTGATCGACCCGACGACGCTGTCGGGCGACCGGATCGTGTTCGGCGCGACCGTCACGCTCGCCGACGAGGACGACAAGCCGGTGAAATATCAGATCGTCGGGCAGGCCGAGGCCGACGCCAAGGACGGCAAGATCAGCTATAATTCGCCGCTCGGCCGCGCGCTGATCGGCCGCCGCGTCGACGACGAGGTCGAAGTCACCGTGCCCGCGGGCGACAAATATTATCTGGTGACCAAGATCGAATTCATCTGA
- the carB gene encoding carbamoyl-phosphate synthase large subunit, whose product MPKRTDIQSILVIGAGPIVIGQACEFDYSGTQAIKALKEEGYRIVLVNSNPATIMTDPDLADATYVEPITPEIVAKIIAKERPDAVLPTMGGQTALNTALALAQDGTLAKYGVEMIGADAEAIDKAEDRQKFRDAMDKIGLESARSGVAHTLDEAFAVLERTGLPAIIRPSFTLGGTGGGIAYNREEFEHIVRGGLIASPTTEVLIEESLLGWKEYEMEVVRDRKDNCIIICSIENVDPMGVHTGDSITVAPALTLTDKEYQIMRNASIAVLREIGVDTGGSNVQFAVNPDNGRMIVIEMNPRVSRSSALASKATGFPIAKVAAKLAVGYTLDEIMNDITGVTPASFEPTIDYVVTKIPRFAFEKFKGAEATLSTAMKSVGEVMAIGRTIHESLQKALRGLETGLSGFNFVERLKGASHEQLRNELAQRTPDRLLNTAQAIREGLPLEEINRVAGYDMWFLERIAEIVAAEEQVCRNGLPRDAEGLRRLKAMGFSDKRLAYLALQSANLQPGASHATARGSGLIHEAVKAMTGGVTEAEVRALRHKLGVRPVFKTIDTCAAEFRAQTPYLYSTYEAPTFGEPECEANPSERKKVVILGGGPNRIGQGIEFDYCCCHACFALEEAGYETIMVNCNPETVSTDYDTSDRLYFEPLTAEDVLEILAVEMSKGELVGVIVQFGGQTPLKLAQALAEAGVPILGTSPDAIDLAEDRERFAALVNKLGLKQPENGIARSREEAVAVAARIGYPVLTRPSYVLGGRAMEIVDDQAQLENYIETAVQVSGDSPVLIDRYLRDAIEVDVDALCDGTDVVVAGVLQHIEEAGVHSGDSACSIPPYSLPAHIVAEIERQADALARALEVRGLMNIQFAVKDDEVYLIEVNPRASRTVPFVAKAVGSPIAKIAARVMAGEKLADLPKINRDIAHVAVKEAVFPFARFPGTDPVLSPEMKSTGEVMGIDRDFNLAFAKAQLGAGDRLPTTGRLFVSVKDSDKPRIVGAVKRLADWGWKVIATGGTADYLAGQGVEVERVNKVAEGRPHIVDRIKDGDVQLIFNTTEGWQSLQDSQSIRASALAADIAYYTTAAASDASTQAIGALRAHSLEVKPLQDYY is encoded by the coding sequence ATGCCCAAAAGAACTGACATCCAATCCATCCTCGTCATCGGCGCCGGCCCGATCGTTATCGGTCAGGCGTGCGAGTTCGACTATTCGGGGACGCAGGCGATCAAGGCGTTGAAGGAGGAGGGCTATCGTATCGTCCTCGTCAACTCCAATCCGGCGACGATCATGACCGATCCTGACCTCGCCGACGCGACCTATGTCGAGCCGATCACGCCCGAGATCGTCGCGAAGATCATCGCGAAGGAGCGCCCCGACGCGGTGCTGCCGACGATGGGCGGGCAGACCGCGCTCAACACCGCGCTGGCGCTCGCGCAGGACGGCACGCTGGCGAAATATGGCGTCGAAATGATCGGCGCCGATGCCGAGGCGATCGACAAGGCCGAGGACCGGCAGAAGTTCCGCGACGCGATGGACAAGATCGGGCTCGAAAGCGCGCGCAGCGGCGTCGCGCACACGCTCGACGAGGCGTTCGCGGTGCTCGAACGCACCGGGCTGCCCGCGATCATCCGCCCGTCCTTCACGCTCGGCGGCACCGGCGGCGGCATCGCCTATAACCGCGAGGAATTCGAGCATATCGTCCGCGGCGGGCTGATCGCCTCGCCGACCACCGAAGTCCTGATCGAGGAATCGCTCCTCGGCTGGAAAGAATATGAGATGGAGGTGGTGCGCGACCGCAAGGACAATTGCATCATCATCTGCTCGATCGAGAATGTCGATCCGATGGGCGTGCATACAGGCGACAGCATCACCGTCGCCCCCGCGCTGACGCTGACCGACAAGGAATACCAGATCATGCGCAACGCCTCCATCGCGGTGCTGCGCGAAATCGGCGTTGATACCGGCGGCTCCAATGTGCAGTTCGCGGTCAACCCCGACAACGGCCGCATGATCGTCATCGAGATGAACCCGCGCGTGTCGCGCTCGTCGGCGCTCGCGTCGAAGGCGACGGGCTTCCCGATCGCCAAGGTCGCGGCGAAGCTCGCGGTCGGCTACACGCTCGACGAGATCATGAACGACATCACCGGGGTGACCCCGGCGTCGTTCGAGCCGACGATCGACTATGTGGTGACCAAAATCCCGCGCTTCGCGTTCGAGAAATTCAAGGGCGCTGAGGCGACCCTGTCGACCGCGATGAAATCGGTCGGCGAGGTGATGGCGATCGGCCGCACGATCCACGAGAGCCTGCAAAAGGCGCTGCGCGGACTGGAGACGGGGCTTTCGGGCTTCAACTTCGTCGAGCGATTGAAGGGCGCGAGCCATGAGCAGCTGCGCAACGAGCTTGCGCAGCGCACCCCCGACCGGCTGCTCAACACCGCGCAGGCGATCCGCGAGGGACTGCCGCTCGAAGAGATCAACCGCGTCGCTGGCTACGACATGTGGTTCCTCGAACGCATCGCCGAAATCGTCGCGGCCGAAGAGCAGGTCTGCCGCAACGGCCTGCCGCGCGATGCCGAGGGGCTGCGGCGGCTGAAAGCGATGGGCTTTTCCGACAAGCGCCTCGCCTATCTGGCGCTGCAGTCGGCGAACCTCCAGCCCGGCGCCAGCCATGCGACCGCGCGCGGCAGCGGCCTGATCCACGAAGCGGTCAAGGCGATGACCGGCGGCGTCACCGAGGCCGAAGTGCGCGCGCTGCGCCACAAGCTCGGCGTGCGGCCGGTGTTCAAGACGATCGACACCTGCGCGGCGGAGTTCCGGGCGCAGACCCCCTATCTCTATTCGACCTATGAAGCCCCGACCTTCGGCGAACCCGAGTGCGAGGCGAACCCGAGCGAGCGGAAGAAGGTCGTTATCCTAGGCGGCGGTCCGAACCGGATCGGGCAGGGGATCGAGTTCGACTATTGCTGCTGCCATGCCTGCTTCGCACTCGAAGAGGCGGGTTACGAAACGATCATGGTCAACTGCAACCCGGAGACGGTGTCGACCGATTATGACACGTCGGATCGCCTCTATTTCGAGCCGCTGACCGCCGAGGACGTGCTCGAAATCCTGGCAGTAGAAATGTCGAAGGGCGAGCTGGTGGGCGTGATCGTCCAGTTCGGCGGGCAGACGCCGCTCAAGCTCGCCCAAGCCCTCGCCGAAGCGGGCGTCCCGATCCTCGGCACCTCGCCCGACGCGATCGATTTGGCCGAGGACCGCGAGCGGTTCGCGGCGCTCGTCAACAAGCTCGGCCTCAAGCAGCCCGAGAACGGCATCGCGCGCAGCCGCGAAGAGGCGGTCGCGGTCGCGGCGCGCATCGGTTATCCGGTGCTGACGCGCCCCAGCTACGTGCTCGGCGGCCGCGCGATGGAGATCGTCGACGATCAGGCGCAACTCGAAAATTATATCGAGACCGCGGTGCAGGTGTCGGGTGACAGCCCGGTGCTGATCGACCGCTATCTGCGCGATGCGATCGAGGTCGACGTCGATGCTTTGTGCGACGGCACCGACGTGGTGGTCGCGGGCGTGCTCCAGCATATCGAGGAAGCCGGCGTCCATTCGGGCGACAGCGCCTGCTCGATCCCGCCCTACAGCCTGCCCGCGCATATCGTCGCCGAGATCGAGCGGCAGGCTGACGCGCTGGCGCGCGCGCTTGAGGTTCGCGGGCTGATGAACATCCAGTTCGCGGTGAAGGATGACGAAGTGTACCTCATCGAGGTCAACCCGCGCGCCAGCCGCACCGTGCCCTTCGTCGCGAAGGCGGTGGGCTCGCCGATTGCCAAGATCGCCGCGCGCGTGATGGCGGGCGAAAAGCTCGCCGACCTGCCCAAGATCAACCGCGACATCGCGCATGTCGCAGTGAAGGAGGCGGTCTTCCCCTTCGCGCGCTTCCCCGGCACCGACCCGGTGCTGAGCCCCGAGATGAAATCCACCGGCGAAGTCATGGGAATCGACCGCGATTTCAACCTCGCCTTCGCCAAGGCGCAGCTCGGCGCGGGCGACCGTCTGCCCACGACCGGCCGCCTGTTCGTGTCGGTCAAGGACAGCGACAAGCCGCGCATCGTCGGCGCGGTGAAGCGGCTCGCCGACTGGGGGTGGAAGGTGATCGCGACCGGCGGCACCGCCGACTATCTGGCGGGGCAGGGCGTCGAGGTCGAGCGCGTCAACAAGGTCGCCGAGGGCCGCCCGCATATCGTCGACCGGATCAAGGACGGCGACGTCCAGCTGATCTTCAACACGACCGAAGGCTGGCAAAGCTTGCAGGATTCGCAATCGATCCGCGCGTCGGCGCTCGCGGCCGACATCGCCTATTATACGACGGCGGCGGCGAGCGATGCGTCGACGCAGGCGATCGGCGCGCTCCGCGCGCACTCTCTTGAAGTAAAGCCGCTTCAGGACTATTATTGA
- the carA gene encoding glutamine-hydrolyzing carbamoyl-phosphate synthase small subunit encodes MAPANPPAAPKVASKAQPSGATGVLVLADGTILWGVGYGASGSAVGEICFNTSMTGYQEILTDPSYAGQIVTFTFPHIGNVGANPEDMERGVHGALGAITRELPTQPSNFRSVQTLPEWMTEQGVIGLAGLDTRALTRRIRDAGAPNGVIAHSPDGKFDIDELLAMARGWPGLEGLDLAKAVSRTDTGDWTGGAWELGKGYQSPSRLREGLGEGMSTSASTETDPPPTPPASGRGDDRPHVVAIDYGAKDNIFRSLVKAGARVTVVPATASLDEVLSHQPDGVFLSNGPGDPAATGDYAVPVIRGLLERDVPIFGICLGHQMLGLAAGARTVKMHQGHRGANHPVQRAEDGVVEITSMNHGFAVDASTLPAGVVETHKSLFDGSNCGIAITGKNAFSVQYHPEASPGPQDSFYLFEKFVGGLK; translated from the coding sequence ATGGCACCTGCCAACCCCCCTGCGGCGCCTAAAGTCGCGTCCAAAGCCCAGCCTTCCGGGGCTACGGGCGTCCTGGTCCTCGCCGATGGCACGATCCTGTGGGGCGTCGGTTATGGCGCGAGCGGGTCCGCCGTAGGCGAGATTTGTTTCAACACGTCGATGACGGGCTATCAGGAAATCCTGACCGATCCGAGCTACGCCGGGCAGATCGTCACCTTCACCTTCCCGCATATCGGCAATGTCGGCGCGAACCCGGAGGATATGGAGCGCGGCGTCCACGGCGCGCTCGGCGCCATCACGCGCGAGCTGCCGACGCAGCCGAGCAATTTCCGCAGCGTCCAGACCTTGCCCGAATGGATGACCGAACAGGGCGTGATCGGGCTCGCGGGGCTGGACACGCGCGCGCTGACCCGCCGGATCCGCGATGCCGGCGCGCCGAACGGGGTGATCGCGCACAGTCCCGACGGCAAGTTCGACATTGACGAACTGCTCGCTATGGCGCGCGGCTGGCCGGGGCTTGAAGGGTTGGACCTCGCGAAGGCGGTCAGCCGGACGGATACGGGCGATTGGACCGGCGGTGCGTGGGAATTGGGCAAGGGCTACCAATCCCCCTCCCGCTTGCGGGAGGGGCTAGGGGAGGGCATGTCGACCTCCGCCTCGACCGAAACAGACCCTCCCCCGACCCCTCCCGCAAGCGGGAGGGGAGATGACAGACCCCATGTCGTCGCGATCGACTATGGCGCGAAGGACAATATCTTCAGGAGCCTCGTAAAGGCCGGCGCGCGCGTCACCGTGGTGCCCGCGACCGCGAGCCTCGACGAAGTGCTGAGCCACCAGCCCGACGGCGTGTTCCTCTCGAACGGCCCCGGCGACCCCGCGGCGACGGGCGACTATGCGGTGCCGGTGATCCGGGGGCTGCTCGAACGCGACGTGCCGATCTTCGGCATCTGCCTCGGCCACCAGATGCTTGGGCTAGCGGCGGGTGCCAGGACCGTGAAGATGCACCAGGGCCACCGCGGCGCGAACCACCCGGTCCAACGCGCCGAAGATGGCGTGGTCGAGATCACCAGCATGAACCACGGCTTCGCGGTCGATGCTTCGACGCTGCCCGCCGGGGTGGTCGAGACGCACAAGAGCCTGTTCGACGGATCGAACTGCGGCATCGCGATCACGGGGAAGAATGCGTTCAGCGTGCAATATCACCCCGAGGCGAGCCCGGGGCCGCAGGACAGCTTCTATCTGTTCGAGAAGTTTGTCGGTGGGCTGAAGTGA
- a CDS encoding GatB/YqeY domain-containing protein, with protein sequence MIRDDIKAAQVAAMKAGDKARLGTIRLMLAKIKDKDIELRTGTAPADDDVLVTDVLQKMVKQRRESITMYEQGGRQELADIEAAEVAVIEDFLPAQLSDDEATAAINAIVAELGATSLKDMGKVMAAVKDRLGSQLDMSKASGWVKAALG encoded by the coding sequence ATGATTCGCGATGACATCAAGGCTGCGCAGGTCGCCGCGATGAAGGCGGGCGACAAGGCGCGTTTGGGCACGATCCGGCTGATGCTGGCGAAGATCAAGGACAAGGACATCGAACTCAGGACCGGCACCGCGCCCGCCGATGACGATGTGCTCGTCACCGACGTGCTTCAGAAGATGGTCAAGCAGCGCCGCGAGTCGATCACGATGTACGAACAGGGCGGGCGGCAGGAACTCGCCGACATCGAAGCCGCCGAGGTCGCGGTGATCGAGGATTTCCTGCCCGCGCAGCTTTCGGACGACGAAGCGACCGCCGCGATCAATGCGATCGTGGCGGAGCTCGGCGCGACGAGCCTCAAGGACATGGGCAAGGTGATGGCCGCGGTGAAGGACCGGCTGGGCTCGCAGCTCGACATGAGCAAGGCGTCGGGCTGGGTGAAGGCGGCATTGGGCTGA
- a CDS encoding DUF559 domain-containing protein: MDKGYKRPTARSRELRLNATDAERKLWTQLSARKLAGIRFNRQFPVSPFICDFVSRSAKLVIEVDGGQHAVDVAKDEARTAYLETRGYRVIRFWNNDVLERIEGVVSEIERVLADMPSPNPSRKREGD; encoded by the coding sequence TTGGACAAAGGCTATAAACGACCGACGGCGCGCTCACGCGAACTGCGCCTGAACGCCACCGACGCCGAACGGAAGCTCTGGACTCAACTCAGTGCCCGCAAACTTGCAGGCATCCGCTTCAATCGCCAATTCCCCGTCAGCCCATTCATCTGCGATTTCGTTTCGCGATCGGCCAAATTGGTCATCGAAGTCGATGGCGGACAGCACGCCGTTGATGTAGCGAAAGACGAAGCGCGCACGGCCTATCTGGAAACACGAGGTTATCGGGTGATCCGGTTCTGGAACAATGATGTGTTGGAACGGATCGAGGGCGTCGTGAGCGAGATCGAACGGGTTCTTGCGGACATGCCCTCCCCTAACCCCTCCCGCAAGCGGGAGGGGGACTGA
- the dnaG gene encoding DNA primase yields the protein MTLTPQWLDELRSRITLSTLIGRTVKITRAGREYKACCPFHNEKTPSFTINDEKGFYHCFGCSAHGDAIRWMTDQRGLSFMDAVKELAAEAGMEVPAPDPRAAKKAEEQASLRDVTQAAADWFVQQLGSSNGAPAREYLAKRGISEATRKAFGFGLAPESRSALKEALKKFPTAMLVESGMLIAVDDKEPYDRFRGRLMIPIRDARGRVIAFGGRILGDGEPKYLNSPDTPLFDKGRTLYNLDKASPASRQTNRIIVVEGYMDVIALAEAGIADAVAPLGTALTENQLAMIWRMVPVPVLCFDGDAAGQKAAMRAAMRALPLLRPGFSLSFATLPAGQDPDDLVRARGAAGFVEILEDAQPLVERLWAHEVAAGPLTTPEERAALKTRLLAHADAIQDADVRHHYREAFRERLDALFARARPERGPRQPWTPSPQRGAGRRFGPDPRLQPPADETRSIGQAGISAPYVAALIGGLLRYPEALRRNEEALTRLPVSDPGDAALLRLMLDSAMCREGLDCEGLLAILEPMKVYNRATTLLRADGMHFSFNRRLESSDEAAAARETALRDLDEYIGVLVTQPEIRERLAQATADFQRTMDEEGLARQQKLRAMDEDLTRRLAALSESSSQ from the coding sequence ATGACCCTCACCCCGCAATGGCTGGACGAGCTGCGCTCGCGCATCACGCTGTCGACGCTCATCGGCCGCACGGTGAAGATCACGCGCGCCGGGCGCGAGTATAAGGCCTGCTGCCCTTTTCATAACGAGAAGACGCCGAGCTTCACGATCAACGACGAAAAGGGCTTCTACCACTGTTTCGGCTGCAGCGCGCATGGCGATGCGATCCGCTGGATGACCGACCAGCGCGGCCTGTCGTTCATGGATGCGGTGAAGGAACTCGCCGCCGAAGCGGGCATGGAGGTCCCCGCCCCCGACCCGCGCGCCGCGAAAAAGGCCGAAGAGCAGGCGAGCCTGCGCGACGTGACGCAGGCGGCGGCCGACTGGTTCGTCCAGCAGCTCGGCAGCAGCAACGGGGCCCCCGCGCGCGAATATCTGGCGAAACGCGGCATTTCGGAGGCGACGCGCAAGGCCTTCGGCTTCGGCCTCGCGCCCGAAAGCCGCAGCGCGCTGAAAGAGGCGCTCAAGAAATTCCCGACCGCGATGCTCGTCGAATCGGGGATGCTGATCGCAGTCGACGACAAGGAACCCTACGACCGTTTCCGCGGCCGCCTGATGATCCCGATCCGCGACGCACGCGGGCGGGTCATCGCCTTTGGGGGACGCATCCTCGGCGACGGCGAGCCCAAATATCTGAACTCGCCCGACACGCCGCTCTTCGACAAGGGGCGCACGCTCTACAATCTCGACAAGGCGAGCCCGGCGTCGCGGCAGACGAACCGGATCATCGTCGTCGAGGGCTATATGGACGTGATCGCGCTCGCCGAGGCGGGGATCGCCGACGCCGTCGCGCCGCTCGGCACCGCGCTCACCGAGAATCAGCTCGCGATGATCTGGCGGATGGTGCCCGTGCCCGTGCTCTGCTTCGATGGCGACGCGGCGGGGCAGAAGGCAGCGATGCGCGCTGCGATGCGCGCGCTGCCGCTGCTTCGTCCCGGCTTCAGCCTGTCCTTCGCGACTCTCCCGGCCGGGCAGGATCCCGACGACCTCGTCCGCGCACGCGGCGCGGCGGGCTTCGTCGAAATCCTCGAAGACGCCCAGCCGCTCGTCGAGCGCCTCTGGGCGCACGAGGTCGCAGCAGGCCCGCTGACGACCCCCGAGGAACGCGCGGCGCTCAAGACGCGCCTGCTCGCCCACGCCGACGCGATCCAGGACGCCGACGTGCGCCACCATTATCGCGAGGCCTTTCGCGAGCGACTCGACGCGCTGTTCGCGAGAGCGCGCCCCGAGCGCGGACCGCGCCAGCCGTGGACGCCGAGCCCTCAACGCGGTGCCGGTCGCCGCTTCGGTCCCGACCCGCGGCTGCAACCTCCGGCCGACGAAACGCGTTCCATCGGGCAAGCCGGGATTTCGGCGCCCTATGTCGCGGCATTGATCGGCGGATTGCTGCGCTATCCCGAGGCGCTGCGGCGCAACGAGGAGGCGCTCACCCGCCTGCCGGTGAGCGATCCGGGCGACGCCGCACTGCTCCGGCTGATGCTTGACAGCGCAATGTGCCGCGAAGGGCTTGATTGCGAGGGGTTGCTTGCCATATTGGAGCCAATGAAAGTGTATAATAGGGCGACGACATTGCTCAGAGCCGACGGAATGCACTTCTCGTTCAATCGCAGGCTGGAAAGCAGTGACGAGGCCGCAGCGGCGCGCGAAACCGCGCTTCGCGACCTCGACGAATATATCGGCGTGCTGGTCACCCAGCCCGAAATCCGCGAGCGGCTGGCACAGGCCACCGCGGATTTCCAGCGCACGATGGATGAGGAAGGCCTGGCGCGGCAGCAGAAACTGCGCGCCATGGATGAGGATCTGACCCGCCGCCTGGCCGCGCTGTCCGAGAGCAGCAGCCAGTAA